In Chelmon rostratus isolate fCheRos1 chromosome 4, fCheRos1.pri, whole genome shotgun sequence, a genomic segment contains:
- the gpr17 gene encoding uracil nucleotide/cysteinyl leukotriene receptor, whose amino-acid sequence MESVTMELPSLLSNHTSESCAAVDSTAENTLFGCFYILVFFLALNGNGLALWIFSHQRGSSSPANIFLIHLAVADLSYVIILPLRATYHLTGGHWPFGEVPCRVAGFLFYVNMYASLYFLACVAGDRYLAVVHAVRSLKVRRARYAHIISFCLWALVTVSMAPLLVTHQTAEVDGVTVCLQLYREKASRKALISLAVAFTPPFLATLSCYLLIIHSLHRGSRLEPALKLKALRTIGLVMLIYVVCFLPYHVSRATFILSYSHPDVSCQTRRGLSLANRLTSSLTCLNGALDPLIYLFGAEKFRGTLMRLFCKDQAGVSGATSGELKGTHESSVSAKSEF is encoded by the coding sequence ATGGAGTCTGTAACAATGGAGCTGCCCTCGCTGCTATCCAATCATACATCAGagagctgtgcagcagtggaCTCGACAGCTGAGAACACGCTGTTCGGATGCTTCTACATCCTGGTTTTCTTTCTCGCGCTGAACGGTAACGGCCTGGCGCTCTGGATCTTCTCTCACCAGCGAggctcttcctctccagctaACATCTTCTTGATTCACCTGGCTGTGGCAGACTTATCGTACGTGATCATCCTCCCGCTGAGGGCCACCTACCACCTCACTGGAGGCCACTGGCCTTTTGGCGAGGTGCCCTGCAGAGTGGCgggctttttgttttatgttaacatgtACGCCAGCCTGTACTTCCTGGCCTGTGTGGCGGGGGATCGCTACCTGGCAGTGGTTCACGCTGTGAGGTCACTGAAGGTCCGTCGTGCTCGCTACGCTCACATCATCAGCTTCTGTCTGTGGGCCCTGGTTACCGTCTCCATGGCGCCACTGCTCGTCACccaccagactgcagaggtGGATGGCGTGACAGTGTGCTTGCAGCTGTACAGAGAGAAGGCCTCACGCAAGGCATTGATCTCACTGGCTGTGGCGTTCACCCCACCTTTCCTCGCCACGCTGTCGTGTTACCTGCTCATCATCCACAGCCTGCACCGGGGCTCCAGGTTGGAGCCGGCCCTCAAGCTGAAGGCCCTGCGCACCATCGGCCTGGTCATGCTCATCTATGTAGTCTGTTTCCTGCCGTATCATGTGAGCAGAGCCACCTTCATCctgagctacagccatcctGACGTCTCCTGCCAGACCCGCAGAGGACTCAGCTTGGCAAACcgcctcacctcctccctcacctGCCTGAACGGTGCTTTGGACCCGCTGATCTACCTGTTTGGGGCGGAGAAGTTCCGCGGCACTCTGATGCGATTGTTTTGCAAAGACCAGGCCGGGGTGTCAGGAGCCACCAGCGGAGAGTTGAAGGGGACCCA